Proteins from one Mixophyes fleayi isolate aMixFle1 chromosome 9, aMixFle1.hap1, whole genome shotgun sequence genomic window:
- the LOC142100729 gene encoding serine protease 23-like, whose product MKIVGNSSSLLFVYLAVLSIAASDLPDLELVTQQTLPLAPSHFTAIGTPVLSIVCTNECVLHESQSEPLPVSHQLDYETAYLNGSRTLTTVTISLPQNSTRNWGENSLKAIRARRQIYGPDIRFSIRSHRFLKDFPFAAAVRVSTGCTGVLVTERHVLTAAHCIHDGRDYVQGARKLRVGFLRLGARRSLRWVHVKRTRVPRGWIGAPAELSMDYDYALLELRRAQSQPHMHLAASPPLANLAGRRVHFSGFDSDRPGELVYRSCRVQQQTTHLLYQHCDARPGASGSGVYGRLRHGGRWERKVIGIFSGHQWVEVSGEPREYNVAVRLTPPKYAQICYWIRGASSSCHNEYIGQ is encoded by the coding sequence ATGAAGATCGTTGGGAACTCATCATCACTTTTATTTGTGTACTTGGCTGTTCTCTCCATCGCTGCTTCTGATCTCCCTGACCTGGAGCTGGTGACACAACAAACACTTCCTTTAGCTCCATCTCATTTCACTGCCATTGGTACTCCAGTGCTCAGCATAGTCTGCACAAATGAGTGTGTTCTGCATGAGTCTCAGTCAGAACCATTACCTGTCAGCCATCAACTGGACTACGAGACTGCATATTTAAATGGCAGTCGTACACTGACAACAGTGACCATAAGCCTACCTCAGAATAGTACCAGAAATTGGGGTGAAAATAGCTTGAAAGCTATACGAGCTCGGAGACAAATATATGGACCAGATATCCGCTTTTCCATCCGCAGTCACCGCTTTCTTAAAGATTTCCCTTTTGCTGCTGCTGTTCGTGTGTCTACAGGTTGCACAGGTGTGCTGGTAACTGAACGTCATGTCTTGACAGCAGCTCACTGTATTCATGATGGTCGTGATTATGTTCAAGGAGCACGTAAGTTGCGCGTTGGTTTCTTACGTCTAGGAGCTCGGCGTTCTCTACGCTGGGTACATGTTAAAAGAACAAGGGTTCCCCGAGGATGGATTGGTGCCCCAGCAGAACTTAGTATGGATTATGATTATGCTTTGCTGGAGCTTCGACGGGCACAATCACAACCTCATATGCACCTGGCTGCATCCCCACCTCTGGCGAACCTGGCTGGAAGACGAGTTCACTTCTCAGGCTTTGACAGTGACCGACCTGGGGAGCTGGTTTATAGATCATGCAGAGTGCAACAGCAGACTACACATTTGCTCTATCAGCACTGTGATGCACGCCCTGGTGCTAGCGGCTCCGGAGTTTATGGGCGACTGCGGCATGGTGGCCGCTGGGAGAGGAAAGTGATTGGGATATTTTCAGGACACCAATGGGTAGAAGTGTCTGGAGAGCCAAGAGAGTATAATGTTGCAGTCAGGCTGACCCCTCCAAAATATGCCCAGATCTGCTATTGGATCCGGGGAGCCAGTTCAAGTTGTCATAATGAATACATCGGTCAATGA